GGCGTAGGCCAGCCGGTGCGGTGCGGGGGCGAGGGGTGCGGGTGCGGTGGGGGCGTAGCCGAAGCCGTAGCGGTAGGCGTCGTCGGCCGGGGGAGCGGGGCGGTCCGCCGTCGCGACCGGGGCCGGTGGGGCCGGGGCCGCGGACAGGTGGGCGGTGGCGGGGGCCGGTCCGGGGGCCGGGACGTGCGGAGCGGGTGTCGCGGTCGGCGGGTCTGCGGGCGGGGGTGCGTACGGGGTCGGTGCGGGGCGGTGGGTGGGGGGTGGCCCGGGGTCTTCGGGCTCGGCTCCGTACGGGTGGGGGGTCGGGTCGGCCGCGGTCCGGCGGGCGAGGGCGCGGCGGGACTTGGTGCGGGCGAAGACGCCGATCGCGAAGACGGTCAGCACGAACATCACCAGGAGCTGGCTGATGAACAGGCCCCAGAACAGACCCCAGCCCGGGAGGGCCTGGGGGTCGGTGGCCGGCCAGGCGCCCGCGACGTCGTGCGGTTGCGCTATCAGGGCGCGGACGGCGTCGGGGGTCCGGGTGAAGGTGACGGAGTCCGGCCAGGCGCCCTTGGCGAAGAGGGCGGCCAGGCCGGTGGCGGTCCAGACGAGGACGGCGAGACCGAGGAGGAAGGCCAGGAGGCCGACCAGCAGGCCGTCGGGGATGCCTCCGCGGGTGGCCGGCTCCGTGCGTCGTGCGTCGGGCATGGTCAGGCCACCGTGGTCGCGGAGCCCGGGCCGGCGCGGCGGCGCTCGATGGACAGGGCGCGTTCCTCCGCCTCCAGTTCGGCGGCGAGCATGTCGTCGTGGAGGTGGGCGGGGGCGGAGGACTCGGTCATGGCGCGGTCGGTGTAGACGAGGGGGCGTTCGGCTTCGGTGATCAGGTGTTTGACGACTTGGACGTTGCCGTTGACGTCCCAGACCGCGATGCCCGGGGTGAGGGTGGGGATGATCTCCACGGCCCAGCGGGGCAGGCCGAGGACGAGTCCGGTGGCGCGGGCCTCGTCGGCCTTCTGGGCGTAGATCGTTCTGGTGGAGGCCATCTTGAGGATGGCCGCGGCTTCGCGGGCGGCCGCGCCGTCGACGACGTCCGAGAGGTGGTGGACGACGGCGACGAAGGACAGGCCGAGACGGCGGCCGAACTTCAGGAGGCGCTGGAACAGCTGCGCGACGAAGGGGCTGTTGATGATGTGCCAGGCCTCTTCGACGAGGAAGATGCGCTTCTTGCGGTCGGGGCGGATCCAGGTGTGCTCCAGCCAGACGCCGACGATGGCCATCAGGATGGGCATGGCGATGGAGTTGCGGTCGATGTGGGAGAGGTCGAAGACGATCAGCGGGGCGTCGAGGTCGATGCCGACGGTGGTCGGGCCGTCGAACATGCCGCGGAGGTCGCCGTCGACGAGGCGGTCGAGGACGAGTGCGACGTCGAGGCCCCAGGCCCGGACATCGTCTATGTCCACGTTCATCGCGAGGGCGGACTCGGGCTCGGGGTGGCGCAGCCGCTCGACGATGTCGGTGAGGACGGGCTGGCGTTCGCGGATGCCGTCCACGACGTGGGCGTGGGCGACCTTGAGGGCGAAGCCGGCGCGCTCGTCGAGGCCGTGGCCCATGGCGACTTCGATGATGGTCCGGAGCAGCGCGAGCTGGCCGGTCGTGGTGATCGCCGGGTCGAGGGGGTTGAGGCGGATCCCGTCGTCGTTGGCGGCGATGGGATCCAGGCGGATGGGGGTTATCCCCAGCTGCTGGGCGATCAGGTTCCACTCGCCGACGCCGTCTTCGCCCTGGGCGTCGAGGACGACGACCTGGCGGTCCTTGAAGCGGAGCTGGCGCAGGACGTAGGTCTTCTCCAGGGCGGACTTGCCGTTGCCGGACTCGCCGAGGACCAGCCAGTGGGGGGCCGGGAGCTGTTGTCCGTACAGCTGGAAGGGGTCGTAGATGTAGCCCTTGCCGCTGTAGACCTCGCGGCCGATGATGACGCCGGAGTCGCCGAGGCCGGGGGCGGCGGTGGGCAGGTACACGGCCTGCGCCTGCCCGGTGGAGGTGCGTACGGGCAGGCGCGTGGTTTCGACTTTGCCGAAGAGGAAGCTGGTGAAGGCGTCCGTCAGGGCGGACATGGGATCTCGCAT
Above is a window of Streptomyces subrutilus DNA encoding:
- a CDS encoding ATP-binding protein, translating into MRDPMSALTDAFTSFLFGKVETTRLPVRTSTGQAQAVYLPTAAPGLGDSGVIIGREVYSGKGYIYDPFQLYGQQLPAPHWLVLGESGNGKSALEKTYVLRQLRFKDRQVVVLDAQGEDGVGEWNLIAQQLGITPIRLDPIAANDDGIRLNPLDPAITTTGQLALLRTIIEVAMGHGLDERAGFALKVAHAHVVDGIRERQPVLTDIVERLRHPEPESALAMNVDIDDVRAWGLDVALVLDRLVDGDLRGMFDGPTTVGIDLDAPLIVFDLSHIDRNSIAMPILMAIVGVWLEHTWIRPDRKKRIFLVEEAWHIINSPFVAQLFQRLLKFGRRLGLSFVAVVHHLSDVVDGAAAREAAAILKMASTRTIYAQKADEARATGLVLGLPRWAVEIIPTLTPGIAVWDVNGNVQVVKHLITEAERPLVYTDRAMTESSAPAHLHDDMLAAELEAEERALSIERRRAGPGSATTVA